One stretch of Nocardia mangyaensis DNA includes these proteins:
- the hypA gene encoding hydrogenase maturation nickel metallochaperone HypA, translating into MHEMAITQSVIDAVCEHAAGQRVHSVLVEVGVLCAVVPEAMRFCFELAAEGTLAEGARLEIDEVPGAALCRTCGADFTLSQPIALCDCGSADVEIRAGHELRIRSMEVSRECAQPVDAATTMRQQ; encoded by the coding sequence ATGCACGAAATGGCCATCACCCAAAGTGTCATCGACGCCGTGTGCGAACACGCGGCGGGTCAGCGGGTGCACAGCGTGCTGGTCGAAGTGGGTGTGCTGTGCGCGGTGGTGCCCGAGGCCATGCGCTTCTGTTTCGAGCTGGCCGCCGAGGGCACCCTCGCCGAAGGCGCCCGCCTCGAGATCGACGAGGTGCCCGGCGCCGCGCTCTGCCGGACCTGCGGCGCCGATTTCACCCTGTCCCAGCCGATCGCCCTGTGCGACTGCGGTAGTGCCGATGTCGAGATCAGGGCCGGGCACGAACTCCGAATCCGATCTATGGAGGTGAGCCGAGAATGTGCGCAACCTGTGGATGCGGCGACGACGATGCGGCAGCAGTGA
- the hypB gene encoding hydrogenase nickel incorporation protein HypB, producing MCATCGCGDDDAAAVITIPHEHGHSHDHAHGADHVHLPVTETITLEQKVLAKNDELAQRNRAWLAARDILALNMTSSPGAGKTTLLERTIREFGEAPIAVIEGDQATLLDAERIAATGCRVVQVNTGAGCHLDAEMTRRALETLDPAPGSLLFIENVGNLVCPALFDLGERGKVVVISVTEGTDKPLKYPHMFAAASLVLVNKIDLLPYVDFDLEKCREYAAMINPGAEIVPMSVTGGEGMAQWFEWLRSQRVAIDDHATAP from the coding sequence ATGTGCGCAACCTGTGGATGCGGCGACGACGATGCGGCAGCAGTGATCACCATCCCGCACGAGCACGGTCACTCGCATGACCACGCTCACGGTGCCGACCACGTCCACCTGCCGGTGACCGAGACCATCACTCTCGAACAGAAGGTCCTGGCCAAGAACGACGAACTGGCCCAGCGCAACCGTGCCTGGCTCGCCGCCCGCGACATCCTGGCACTGAACATGACCAGCTCGCCCGGCGCGGGCAAGACGACCCTGCTCGAGCGCACGATCCGTGAGTTCGGCGAGGCGCCCATCGCGGTGATCGAAGGCGATCAGGCCACGCTGCTCGACGCCGAACGGATCGCCGCGACCGGCTGCCGGGTCGTCCAGGTCAACACCGGCGCCGGCTGCCACCTTGACGCCGAGATGACCCGTCGCGCGCTGGAAACCCTCGATCCGGCGCCGGGCAGCCTGCTGTTCATCGAGAACGTCGGCAATCTGGTGTGTCCGGCGCTGTTCGATCTCGGCGAGCGCGGCAAAGTCGTGGTGATCTCGGTGACCGAGGGCACCGACAAGCCGCTGAAGTACCCGCACATGTTCGCCGCCGCCTCGCTGGTCCTGGTCAACAAGATCGATCTGCTGCCCTATGTCGACTTCGACCTGGAGAAATGCCGCGAATACGCGGCCATGATCAATCCGGGAGCCGAGATCGTGCCGATGTCGGTCACCGGCGGTGAGGGCATGGCGCAGTGGTTCGAATGGCTGCGCAGCCAACGTGTGGCTATTGATGATCACGCGACCGCGCCCTAG
- a CDS encoding sensor domain-containing diguanylate cyclase: protein MITAIAATPPRCAVEPEIDTDMTFDDIAQQWLEQLADLGPLPAGVVAETVVDLVAHLRAGLARPEFEPAVAEQAGAGLVAAGITAPAALGTAVPILRTLAEAARPGDTAAADTVIGGFCAGFARALQSSTPYAEGFELAFRHASIGISLGDEHGHILDANPAFERLVGRTVDELRSTDGFMLFPPERRAEVQELVESALEASPTGTLHVEGRFPRSDGSMVWTAWTVIRCSSTGGDRRYLLGFGEDITERRTATEQLQWQAMHDPLTALPNRRHLLDRLHTVIADAAPEAVAGVLALDLNNFKEVNDSFGHIAGDRLLAEVSARLEAAATRHGCLLARTGGDEFIVLAAPPADNDHIDSIVTGLHRALAHPFTVDGARITVAVSIGAVLAPMAGADADAVLDRADRALYAAKTGGSTHTVRR, encoded by the coding sequence ATGATCACGGCAATCGCCGCCACGCCGCCCCGGTGTGCGGTCGAACCGGAAATCGACACCGACATGACCTTCGACGACATCGCGCAACAGTGGCTCGAGCAGCTGGCAGACCTCGGTCCGCTGCCCGCCGGTGTCGTGGCCGAGACGGTGGTCGATCTGGTCGCCCATCTGCGCGCGGGTCTGGCTCGTCCCGAGTTCGAGCCCGCCGTGGCCGAACAGGCGGGTGCCGGGCTCGTCGCCGCCGGGATCACCGCCCCCGCGGCCCTCGGCACCGCGGTGCCCATCCTGCGCACCCTCGCCGAGGCGGCACGCCCTGGCGACACCGCCGCCGCGGACACCGTGATCGGTGGTTTCTGTGCCGGATTCGCCCGCGCGCTGCAGTCCTCGACGCCCTACGCCGAGGGCTTCGAGTTGGCGTTCCGGCACGCCTCGATCGGGATCTCGCTCGGTGACGAGCACGGCCACATCCTCGACGCCAACCCCGCCTTCGAGCGGCTCGTCGGACGCACGGTCGACGAACTGCGCAGCACCGACGGCTTCATGCTGTTCCCACCCGAACGTCGCGCCGAGGTGCAGGAGCTGGTCGAATCGGCGCTGGAGGCCTCTCCCACCGGCACCCTCCACGTCGAGGGCCGTTTCCCCCGCAGCGACGGCTCGATGGTATGGACCGCGTGGACGGTGATCCGGTGCTCCTCCACTGGCGGCGACCGCCGCTATCTGCTCGGTTTCGGCGAGGACATCACCGAGCGCCGCACCGCCACCGAGCAGCTGCAGTGGCAGGCCATGCACGATCCGCTCACCGCGCTGCCCAACCGCCGACACCTGCTCGACCGCCTGCACACCGTGATCGCCGACGCGGCGCCCGAGGCCGTCGCCGGGGTGCTCGCCCTCGATCTGAACAACTTCAAAGAGGTCAACGACTCCTTCGGCCACATCGCCGGCGACCGGCTGCTGGCCGAGGTCTCGGCGCGACTCGAGGCCGCCGCCACCCGGCACGGCTGCCTGCTGGCCCGCACCGGCGGCGACGAATTCATCGTCCTGGCCGCCCCACCGGCCGACAACGACCACATCGACAGCATCGTCACCGGCCTGCACCGCGCCCTCGCCCACCCTTTCACCGTCGACGGCGCCCGCATCACCGTGGCGGTGAGCATCGGCGCGGTCCTGGCCCCCATGGCAGGCGCCGACGCCGACGCCGTCCTCGACCGCGCCGACCGCGCCCTCTACGCCGCCAAGACCGGGGGCAGCACCCACACCGTCCGCCGCTGA
- a CDS encoding ArsR/SmtB family transcription factor produces the protein MAVSPSLDPEHASRAASALNIAGIEHWAGRFDLLSDVNRLRLLLCLHHAPDISVSDLAAAVGMSATATSQALRLLRQQGWVAAAKDGRIVRYRLADDTVHQLLHWIGATHAEPATTG, from the coding sequence GTGGCAGTGAGTCCCTCCCTGGATCCCGAGCACGCCAGCCGTGCCGCGTCCGCGTTGAACATCGCCGGCATCGAGCACTGGGCCGGGCGATTCGACCTGCTCTCCGACGTCAACCGGCTGCGCCTGCTGCTGTGCCTGCACCACGCGCCCGACATCAGCGTCAGCGATCTGGCCGCCGCGGTGGGCATGTCGGCCACCGCGACCTCCCAGGCCCTGCGGCTGCTGCGCCAGCAGGGCTGGGTCGCCGCCGCCAAGGACGGACGCATCGTGCGCTACCGGCTCGCCGACGACACCGTCCATCAGCTGCTGCACTGGATCGGGGCCACCCACGCCGAACCCGCCACCACCGGCTGA
- a CDS encoding YdcF family protein: protein MVSVWRAAMAVVAMAGLVGSAAQTGQAQVPWPTGVHVEVPSRWTPVVPGAYGPDTAVVILGYGLTPAGTMREELVRRLRVGLLQAALAPLSPIIVTGGNPRSGITEADAMSEWLVANGVAPERILREGRADSTVQNARHTAALMAERGLRGAVLVTSDDHIGRASAAFVAADIAVVGELTPDRVPWFVRPVWVGTFGANSPHPGP from the coding sequence ATGGTTTCGGTGTGGCGAGCGGCGATGGCCGTGGTTGCGATGGCGGGTCTGGTGGGTTCCGCGGCCCAGACCGGACAGGCGCAGGTTCCGTGGCCGACCGGGGTGCACGTCGAGGTGCCGTCGAGATGGACCCCGGTTGTCCCCGGGGCGTACGGACCCGACACCGCGGTCGTGATCCTCGGCTACGGGCTCACGCCGGCGGGCACGATGCGCGAAGAACTGGTGCGGCGACTACGCGTCGGTCTGTTGCAGGCGGCCTTGGCGCCGCTGTCACCGATCATCGTCACCGGTGGAAATCCACGGTCCGGCATCACCGAGGCCGACGCGATGTCGGAGTGGCTGGTGGCCAATGGCGTCGCGCCGGAACGGATCCTGCGCGAGGGCCGGGCGGACTCGACGGTGCAGAACGCTCGCCACACCGCCGCACTCATGGCCGAGCGCGGACTGCGCGGGGCGGTCCTGGTGACCTCGGACGACCATATCGGTCGCGCGTCGGCGGCCTTCGTCGCCGCCGACATCGCGGTGGTCGGTGAGCTGACTCCCGATCGGGTCCCGTGGTTCGTCCGGCCCGTCTGGGTGGGGACCTTCGGCGCGAACAGCCCGCACCCCGGTCCCTGA
- a CDS encoding PDGLE domain-containing protein, with protein sequence MPGFLLAFAASAVLVAGVLSYAASSQPDGLDATTQRGCVTVEVGGVEELRGECVAQNAAEHRLADSALADYAIGGDEAWVGLAGVLGVAVAFAVLFTVVRAIGRRPSTEAVGTGSDSGPR encoded by the coding sequence GTGCCGGGTTTCCTGCTGGCCTTCGCCGCGTCGGCGGTGCTCGTCGCCGGGGTGCTGTCCTATGCGGCGAGCTCGCAACCCGACGGCCTCGACGCCACCACCCAGCGCGGGTGTGTGACGGTAGAGGTCGGCGGTGTCGAGGAGTTGCGCGGGGAGTGCGTCGCGCAGAACGCTGCCGAACATCGCCTCGCCGATTCCGCGCTGGCCGACTACGCGATCGGCGGGGACGAGGCGTGGGTCGGTCTGGCCGGTGTGCTCGGTGTCGCTGTCGCGTTCGCGGTGTTGTTCACGGTGGTCAGGGCGATCGGGCGACGGCCGAGCACGGAGGCAGTCGGCACGGGGTCGGATTCGGGGCCGAGGTAG
- a CDS encoding nickel-dependent hydrogenase large subunit — MTAIIPEPSHKRIEPDRLVEMAWDPITRIVGSLGIYTKIDFENREVVECHSTSSIFRGYSIFMRGKDPRDAHFITSRICGICGDNHATCSCYAQNMAYGVKPPHLGEWIVNLGEAAECMFDHNIFQENLVGVDFCEKMVAETNPGVLAQAEKTLAPHSDEHGYRTIADIMRALNPFTGEFYREALQVSRYTREMFCLMEGRHVHPSTLYPGGVGTVATIQLMTDYMTRLMRYVEFMKKVVPMHDDLFDFFYEALPGYEQVGLRRTLLGCWGSFQDPEVCNFEYKDMEEWGRRMFVTPGVVVDGKLVTTSLVDINLGIRILLGSSYYDDWTDQEMFVETDPLGNPVDRRHPWNQHTNPKPQKRDMDDKYSWVMSPRWFDGTDHLALDTGGGPLARLWSTALAGLVDIGYVKSTGHSVQINLPKTALKGPVSFEWKIPEFGSNTIERNRARTYFQAYAAASALHFAEQALVEIRAGRTKTWEHFEVPDEGIGCGFTEAVRGVLSHHMVIRDGKIANYHPYPPTPWNANPRDSFGTPGPYEDAVQGQPIFEENDREHFKGIDIMRTVRSFDPCLPCGVHMYLGNGKSLDKLHSPTQTLTGE; from the coding sequence ATGACTGCCATCATCCCCGAGCCGTCGCACAAGAGGATCGAGCCCGACCGTCTCGTCGAGATGGCGTGGGATCCGATCACCCGAATCGTCGGCAGCCTGGGAATCTATACCAAGATCGACTTCGAGAACCGCGAAGTGGTCGAGTGCCACAGCACCTCGTCCATCTTCCGCGGCTACTCGATCTTCATGCGGGGCAAGGATCCCCGCGACGCGCACTTCATCACCAGCCGCATCTGCGGCATCTGCGGCGACAATCACGCGACCTGTTCGTGCTATGCGCAGAACATGGCCTACGGCGTGAAACCGCCGCACCTGGGTGAGTGGATCGTCAATCTCGGCGAGGCCGCAGAATGCATGTTCGATCACAACATCTTCCAGGAGAACCTGGTCGGCGTGGATTTCTGCGAGAAGATGGTCGCCGAGACCAATCCGGGCGTCCTCGCGCAGGCCGAGAAGACCCTGGCCCCGCATTCGGACGAGCACGGCTACCGCACCATCGCCGACATCATGCGCGCGCTGAATCCGTTCACCGGCGAGTTCTATCGGGAGGCGCTGCAGGTCAGCCGCTACACCCGGGAGATGTTCTGCCTGATGGAAGGCAGGCACGTACACCCCTCCACGCTGTATCCGGGCGGCGTGGGAACGGTCGCGACGATCCAGTTGATGACCGACTACATGACGCGCCTGATGCGCTACGTCGAGTTCATGAAGAAGGTCGTGCCGATGCACGACGACCTCTTCGACTTCTTCTACGAGGCGCTGCCGGGTTATGAACAGGTCGGATTGCGGCGCACCCTGCTGGGTTGCTGGGGTTCGTTCCAGGATCCCGAGGTGTGCAATTTCGAGTACAAGGACATGGAGGAGTGGGGTCGGCGGATGTTCGTCACCCCGGGCGTGGTGGTCGACGGGAAATTGGTGACCACCTCCCTGGTCGACATCAATCTCGGTATCCGAATCCTTCTGGGCAGTTCGTATTACGACGACTGGACCGATCAGGAGATGTTCGTCGAGACCGATCCGCTCGGCAATCCGGTCGACCGGCGCCACCCCTGGAATCAGCACACCAATCCCAAGCCGCAGAAGCGCGACATGGACGACAAGTACAGCTGGGTGATGTCGCCGCGCTGGTTCGACGGCACCGACCATCTGGCTCTGGACACCGGCGGCGGGCCGCTGGCCCGGCTGTGGTCCACGGCGCTGGCCGGGTTGGTCGACATCGGCTACGTCAAGTCGACCGGGCACAGCGTGCAGATCAACCTGCCCAAGACCGCGCTGAAGGGTCCGGTCAGCTTCGAATGGAAGATCCCGGAGTTCGGCAGCAACACCATCGAACGCAATCGCGCCCGCACCTACTTCCAGGCCTACGCCGCGGCCAGTGCACTGCACTTCGCCGAGCAGGCGCTCGTGGAGATCCGGGCGGGCCGAACCAAGACCTGGGAGCACTTCGAGGTGCCCGACGAAGGCATCGGCTGCGGATTCACCGAGGCCGTGCGCGGTGTCCTGTCCCATCACATGGTGATCCGGGACGGCAAGATCGCCAACTACCACCCGTATCCGCCGACGCCGTGGAACGCCAACCCCCGCGACAGTTTCGGTACGCCGGGACCGTACGAGGAC
- a CDS encoding energy-coupling factor ABC transporter ATP-binding protein, with protein sequence MTDSAAPAVRVTELSYAYPDGTWALRGVDLEVAAGERVAVLGPNGAGKSTLMLHLNGVLTATSGEVRIGGTRLERATVRAVRQRVGVVFQDPDDQLFMPTVHQDVAFGPANFGVRGAQLEENVREALAAVGMSDRAGRSPAHLSLGERRRAALATVLSCRPDVLVLDEPAANLDPVARRELADILLALPTTLLVVTHDLPYAQRICDRVVILDAGEIVANGPAAQILADTDLLARHRLH encoded by the coding sequence GTGACCGATTCGGCAGCACCCGCTGTGCGCGTGACCGAGCTGAGCTACGCCTACCCCGACGGCACCTGGGCGCTGCGCGGCGTCGACCTCGAGGTCGCGGCGGGGGAGCGGGTCGCGGTGCTCGGCCCCAACGGCGCCGGAAAATCCACCCTCATGCTGCACCTCAACGGGGTACTCACCGCCACCTCGGGGGAGGTGCGCATCGGCGGAACCCGACTGGAACGCGCGACCGTGCGCGCCGTTCGACAGCGGGTCGGCGTGGTCTTCCAAGACCCTGACGATCAGCTGTTCATGCCCACCGTCCACCAGGACGTCGCCTTCGGTCCCGCCAATTTCGGCGTGCGCGGCGCACAGCTCGAGGAGAACGTCCGCGAAGCCCTCGCCGCGGTCGGGATGTCGGATCGCGCCGGTCGTTCCCCGGCCCACCTGTCGCTGGGCGAACGCCGCCGCGCCGCGCTGGCCACCGTTCTGTCGTGTCGACCCGATGTCCTCGTCCTCGACGAACCCGCCGCCAATCTCGACCCGGTGGCCCGCCGCGAACTGGCCGACATCCTGCTCGCCCTGCCGACGACCCTGCTGGTGGTGACCCACGATCTGCCGTACGCGCAGCGGATCTGTGATCGCGTGGTGATCCTGGACGCGGGCGAGATCGTCGCCAACGGGCCGGCCGCGCAGATCCTCGCCGACACCGATCTGCTGGCCCGGCATCGGCTGCACTGA
- the cbiQ gene encoding cobalt ECF transporter T component CbiQ, whose amino-acid sequence MGGPGRLLYLAGDSPAHRAPAEVKIVCAVLTVFAVVATPRELFWPYGCYALGLLVVWRWSGIALRWIAPRLLIEAPFVVLAVLLPFAAGDPRVEFLGLSLSATGLYAAWGIIAKGTLGVGISLTLAATTSVRDLPGGLARLRVPGIIVMIVVLMLRYVDVLVVEAGRMRLARISRGDDPRTLRQAGATARGAGTLFLRSYERGERVHLAMLSRGFDGAVPAVGLARASRRHWVLGCLPAVAAIGICLGAWMVR is encoded by the coding sequence GTGGGCGGCCCCGGCCGGCTGCTGTACCTGGCAGGGGACTCGCCCGCGCATCGCGCGCCGGCGGAAGTGAAGATCGTGTGCGCGGTGCTCACCGTCTTCGCTGTCGTCGCCACGCCACGAGAGTTGTTCTGGCCCTACGGTTGCTACGCACTCGGCCTCCTCGTCGTATGGCGCTGGTCCGGCATCGCGCTGCGCTGGATCGCGCCGCGCCTGCTCATCGAAGCGCCGTTCGTGGTGCTGGCGGTGCTGTTGCCGTTCGCCGCGGGTGACCCACGCGTCGAGTTCCTCGGTCTTTCCCTGTCGGCCACCGGCCTCTACGCCGCGTGGGGAATCATCGCGAAAGGCACTCTCGGCGTGGGGATCTCGCTGACCCTGGCCGCCACCACGAGCGTGCGTGACCTCCCCGGCGGGCTCGCCCGGCTGCGCGTGCCCGGCATCATCGTGATGATCGTGGTCCTGATGCTGCGCTACGTCGATGTACTGGTCGTCGAGGCGGGCCGGATGCGGCTGGCGCGGATCTCGCGCGGCGACGACCCGCGAACCCTGCGGCAGGCCGGGGCGACGGCGCGCGGCGCGGGCACCCTGTTCCTGCGCTCCTATGAACGTGGTGAACGGGTGCACCTGGCGATGCTGTCGCGTGGATTCGACGGTGCCGTACCCGCTGTCGGCCTCGCGCGCGCCAGTCGTCGACACTGGGTGCTCGGTTGTCTGCCCGCGGTCGCGGCGATCGGCATCTGTCTCGGTGCTTGGATGGTTCGGTGA
- a CDS encoding hydrogenase expression protein HypE — MPTKEAITAEQTLIHVLWINAGLSCDGDSVALTAATQPSIEEIALGALPGLPQIAVHWPLIDFECGPTGGADDFLEWFFKADRGELEPFVLVVEGSIPNEALHDEGYWCGFGNDPATGQPMTTSEWLDRLAPKATAVVAVGTCATYGGIHAMAGNPTGAMGVPDYLGWGWKSKADIPIVCVPGCPVHPDNMSETLTYLLYMATGQAPMIPLDEALRPKWLFGATVHEGCDRAGYYEEGDFADEYGSPKCIVKLGCWGPVVKCNVPKRGWINGVGGCPNVGGICIGCTMPGFPDKFMPFMDEPPGGKISSTASGLYGSVIRSLRHITGRTVDKEPRWRHKGEKLESGATRTW, encoded by the coding sequence ATGCCCACCAAGGAAGCAATCACAGCGGAACAGACCCTGATCCACGTTTTGTGGATCAACGCCGGTCTCAGTTGCGACGGAGACTCGGTCGCGTTGACCGCTGCCACGCAGCCCAGTATCGAGGAGATCGCCCTCGGCGCCCTTCCCGGCCTCCCACAGATCGCGGTGCACTGGCCGCTGATCGATTTCGAATGCGGTCCGACCGGCGGCGCCGACGATTTCCTCGAATGGTTCTTCAAAGCCGATCGCGGCGAACTCGAACCGTTCGTGCTCGTAGTGGAGGGGTCGATTCCCAACGAAGCACTCCACGACGAGGGCTACTGGTGCGGATTCGGCAACGACCCCGCCACCGGTCAGCCCATGACGACCAGCGAATGGCTCGACCGGCTGGCGCCGAAAGCCACCGCGGTGGTCGCGGTCGGTACCTGCGCCACCTATGGTGGCATCCACGCCATGGCCGGTAATCCCACCGGCGCGATGGGGGTGCCCGACTATCTGGGGTGGGGCTGGAAATCCAAGGCCGACATCCCGATCGTCTGCGTGCCCGGCTGCCCGGTCCACCCGGACAACATGTCCGAGACGCTGACCTACCTGCTCTACATGGCCACCGGGCAGGCGCCGATGATCCCCCTCGACGAGGCGCTGCGACCGAAGTGGTTGTTCGGCGCCACCGTGCACGAGGGATGCGATCGCGCGGGCTATTACGAGGAAGGTGATTTCGCCGACGAGTACGGCTCCCCGAAATGCATTGTGAAACTGGGCTGTTGGGGTCCGGTGGTCAAATGCAACGTCCCCAAGCGGGGCTGGATCAACGGCGTCGGTGGCTGCCCGAACGTGGGCGGCATCTGCATCGGCTGCACCATGCCGGGATTCCCGGACAAATTCATGCCGTTCATGGACGAACCCCCGGGCGGGAAGATCTCCTCGACGGCATCAGGACTGTACGGGTCGGTGATCCGCAGCCTGCGGCACATCACCGGACGCACCGTCGACAAGGAACCGCGCTGGCGGCACAAGGGCGAGAAGCTGGAATCCGGCGCCACCCGCACCTGGTAG
- a CDS encoding acyl-ACP desaturase gives MKHLSDRDILTELAPVAEANLNDHLAKAKAWNPHDYVPWDEGRNFAAMGGIDWEPEQSRLSEVAKAAMITNLLTEDNLPSYHRELADTFGLDDAWGTWVGRWTAEENRHGIVLRDYLVVTRAVDPVALEQARMTHMTAGIAKPEKGSQFLRSVAYVTFQELATRISHRNTGALCAEPVAERMLGRIAADENLHMIFYRKLCAATLDLTPDESIRAIADVVLRFQMPGLNQPNFRRNAVLLAKHGVYDLRQHLDVVLKPVLRTWNVFERNDFTAPGEQAREELHQYLVDLETKAARFEEQRERALARELARAAS, from the coding sequence ATGAAACACCTTTCCGACCGTGACATCCTGACCGAACTCGCGCCGGTCGCCGAAGCCAATCTCAACGACCACCTCGCCAAGGCCAAAGCGTGGAATCCGCACGACTACGTGCCGTGGGACGAGGGCCGCAATTTCGCGGCGATGGGCGGCATCGATTGGGAGCCCGAGCAGTCACGACTGAGCGAGGTCGCTAAGGCGGCGATGATCACCAATCTGCTCACCGAGGACAATCTGCCCTCCTATCACCGTGAGCTCGCCGACACCTTCGGTCTCGACGACGCCTGGGGCACCTGGGTGGGCCGCTGGACCGCCGAGGAGAACCGCCACGGAATCGTGCTGCGCGACTACCTCGTGGTGACCCGCGCGGTCGATCCGGTCGCGCTGGAGCAGGCGCGGATGACCCACATGACCGCCGGAATAGCGAAACCGGAAAAGGGCTCGCAATTCCTGCGCTCGGTCGCCTATGTCACCTTCCAGGAATTGGCCACCCGAATCAGTCATCGCAATACCGGCGCGCTGTGCGCGGAACCGGTCGCCGAGCGCATGCTGGGGCGCATCGCCGCCGACGAGAACCTGCACATGATCTTCTACCGCAAACTCTGCGCCGCCACCCTCGACCTGACCCCCGACGAGAGCATCCGCGCGATCGCCGATGTCGTCCTGCGATTCCAGATGCCCGGTCTCAACCAGCCGAACTTCCGGCGTAATGCGGTGCTGCTGGCCAAGCACGGCGTCTACGATCTGCGCCAGCATCTCGACGTCGTCCTGAAGCCGGTCCTGCGGACGTGGAACGTCTTCGAGCGCAATGATTTCACCGCACCGGGCGAGCAAGCGCGCGAGGAATTGCATCAGTACCTCGTCGATCTCGAGACCAAGGCCGCCCGCTTCGAGGAACAGCGCGAACGGGCGCTCGCGCGCGAACTCGCCCGCGCCGCGAGCTGA